The DNA window GTTATTCTACTCACGAAAATAGTTGTGGAAGGGAAGCATGAGAAATCAATTACCCTTCTAACAATTGTTGCTTCTGTTTGATAAGTTGCTTAAATTCTTGATCCAAGGTTTCGTACTCCGAATCCCCGGGTTTGTATTTGCTTATCTCACCAAGCACATAAATGATCTGATTTTCAATAATCATCTTTTGTTCTAGGATTTCTTCCTTTTTTTCTTTGGCTGCTGTTTTCTTTTGCTCTGCTCTTGTTTTATATTCTTCATAACCAACTTCGACCTTTTGAATTTTGTTATTGGCAAATACGAGCAATTTATCGCAGGTTGCCTCAAGGAAATATTTATCGTGGGAGACAAGGAGTAGGGTGCCACTGTACGAAGACAATGTCTTCTCTAATTGCTCTCTGCTGACCAGATCAAGATGATTTGTTGGCTCATCCAGAATGAGCAAATCCTGCTCCTCCATAATTAATTGAGCAAGCTTTACCCTAGTCCTTTCCCCAAGACTTAATTGTTTGATCGGCTTCCTCAACATAGCTTCATTAAAGCCCATTCCCGCAAGCAATGTGCGTGCTTTACTGGACTGCTCACGTAGGGGATGGGCCTCGTGAAGAAGATCCAGTACCGTACGTTCTGGATTCAAATCTGTGACATCCTGCGTTAGGTAGGAGATGTTAGCGGTAGGGCTTACCCATAGTTCTCCAGAGTCGGCGCGCGTTCTACCAAGGATCATTTCGAAAAGTGTTGTTTTACCGCAACCATTGGGTCCAAGTAATCCGATTTTCTCTCCCCGTTGAATGTAGAAAGAGCTATTTCGGAACAGTACTCTATCGCCATACGCCTTACTTATCAACTCCGCTTCGACAATTCGTTTGCCACGCTTTACAGGCTGATCCCAGTCAAAATTTACTTTAACTTCTTCTTTAGGTTTCTTAACCCCTTCGATTTCTATCTTCTCGAGACGTTTGATTCGTGACTTAACCTGGTTATCCATTTTCTTCGCTTTG is part of the Paenibacillus segetis genome and encodes:
- the abc-f gene encoding ribosomal protection-like ABC-F family protein; its protein translation is MTILSCRGVKKAFGDLDVLKNIQFDIASGERIGLVGMNGAGKTTLANLIFGNIQPDEGTLIHHRQGMKIGYLLQSTSYTVNTFYRMVASGDESDSEHHFLELTSHLGLKKVQEWDSERLSGLSGGEKTKLAIAHIWASKPDVLILDEPTNHLDFGGVEWLINELKTFTGTTLIISHDRYFLDQSVERILEIEDGISSNYPGNYTFYREEKNRRIQSQLHHYEEQRKYEQKIETEIERLKNWSSKAHRESTKKAEKHVGFKEYYRVKAKKMDNQVKSRIKRLEKIEIEGVKKPKEEVKVNFDWDQPVKRGKRIVEAELISKAYGDRVLFRNSSFYIQRGEKIGLLGPNGCGKTTLFEMILGRTRADSGELWVSPTANISYLTQDVTDLNPERTVLDLLHEAHPLREQSSKARTLLAGMGFNEAMLRKPIKQLSLGERTRVKLAQLIMEEQDLLILDEPTNHLDLVSREQLEKTLSSYSGTLLLVSHDKYFLEATCDKLLVFANNKIQKVEVGYEEYKTRAEQKKTAAKEKKEEILEQKMIIENQIIYVLGEISKYKPGDSEYETLDQEFKQLIKQKQQLLEG